In Allorhodopirellula heiligendammensis, one DNA window encodes the following:
- a CDS encoding nSTAND1 domain-containing NTPase, producing the protein MSDLNPKPVVFLAFANNHQEPGGYLRHLSEEARQLRAALERAEQAELCDVVVRANATANDIFKVFQNPRLRDRVAVFHYGGHANGFQLLLESAEGNVAAADAGGLAAFLAQQKGLRLVFLNGCSTQLHTDGLLDANIPAVISTSEAIDDRVATDFAFQFYQGLSGGAAVGTAYKEAQSSVQTATGKDIRALYFGSDSQSEATTIQATDRWPWNLYLREGSESADQWSLPLAVNDPLFGLPPVPKQDLPASPYRQLNWFRREDAEVFFGRGREIRGLYDRLTAPGNAPIVLLFGQSGVGKSSLLDAGLIPRLESQYDVAYERRADEGVLGSLRQALQLPPQCGLSKDAWRARETQLGRPVIVILDQVEELFTRPIEELPDELERFLNFLNDIFSDVNRRPQGKLVLAFRKEWLAELESQIGKYGLSCSQVFLERLGRQGIMEAVKGPTSTVRLQMQYGLQIDHDLPEIIADDLLEDRDSSVAPTLQILLTKLWRQAKQINSGHPPMTQELYQQLRRNGILLRDFLDQQIEEIHRRRPNAVDSGLLLDVIALHTTPLGTADQCSLKELQDAYSHVSTVLPDLLQHCQDLYVLSIADNSANAGSQTTRLAHDTIAPLVRQRFEQSDKPGQRARRILDARVRECTDGRRLTPLDLTDLKTVEDGQQGTQKWSSQEEQLVRSSRAVRARRRVTWGLVASSIAILAGVAGWKWYEAETNLRFAQFSVKDHLSLYLDWPRWASEIAAAETAQEARDAYNALVESNNPDTLRLITPAISEIALHIDELIQAWEQYDGPYEVWQDQHPAAQCRLRVRELVRRTIAGLELTLAADSSIDNATKDLRRQMERDLFNRALTDRARQVTRNIASATPDRAAMSVWRKEFERLYWAELWWVELQHNELIRERDTTLEVAMYKYREEGLHSWDLDKLTADSRRKLSELADTVGECCDELLTRSAATR; encoded by the coding sequence AGCCAATGACATCTTCAAAGTTTTCCAGAATCCGCGGCTTCGCGACCGAGTTGCGGTGTTTCATTACGGTGGGCATGCCAACGGTTTTCAATTGTTGCTCGAATCCGCTGAGGGCAACGTGGCAGCGGCAGATGCGGGAGGTCTCGCCGCATTTCTAGCGCAGCAAAAGGGATTGCGTTTGGTGTTTCTGAATGGTTGCTCGACACAGCTGCATACCGATGGATTGCTCGATGCGAATATCCCGGCGGTGATCTCGACATCGGAAGCAATCGACGACAGGGTCGCCACCGATTTTGCTTTTCAGTTCTATCAGGGCTTATCAGGAGGAGCGGCGGTTGGCACTGCGTACAAGGAGGCACAATCGTCGGTGCAAACAGCGACAGGTAAAGACATCCGGGCGTTGTATTTCGGGAGTGATTCTCAGAGCGAAGCGACCACGATCCAAGCGACAGATCGTTGGCCTTGGAATCTCTACTTGCGCGAGGGCTCAGAATCGGCTGACCAGTGGAGTCTCCCGCTGGCGGTGAACGATCCGCTGTTCGGTCTGCCCCCGGTACCCAAACAAGACCTTCCTGCCAGCCCCTACCGGCAACTGAATTGGTTCCGACGAGAAGATGCCGAGGTCTTCTTTGGCCGCGGCCGTGAAATTAGGGGGCTCTACGATCGACTGACGGCACCGGGGAACGCGCCAATTGTGCTACTGTTCGGACAGTCGGGAGTTGGGAAGTCGTCATTGTTGGACGCTGGATTGATCCCCCGTCTCGAGTCTCAATACGATGTCGCGTACGAGCGTCGAGCCGACGAAGGTGTACTCGGCTCGCTTCGCCAGGCATTGCAGCTGCCCCCTCAATGCGGGCTGAGTAAGGATGCATGGAGGGCGAGAGAAACGCAGCTTGGCCGGCCGGTTATCGTAATTCTGGATCAAGTGGAAGAACTGTTCACGAGACCAATCGAGGAGCTCCCCGATGAATTGGAGAGGTTCTTGAACTTCCTCAATGACATATTCAGTGACGTGAATCGCCGTCCACAGGGGAAACTCGTGTTGGCCTTTCGCAAGGAATGGTTGGCCGAATTGGAATCGCAGATCGGCAAATACGGACTTTCTTGTTCGCAAGTCTTCCTAGAGCGGTTGGGGCGGCAGGGAATTATGGAAGCGGTGAAAGGGCCAACTTCAACGGTCCGATTGCAGATGCAGTATGGTCTGCAGATTGATCACGATCTTCCAGAAATCATTGCCGACGATCTACTCGAGGATCGTGATTCCTCGGTTGCGCCAACGCTGCAGATTTTGCTGACGAAACTTTGGAGGCAAGCGAAACAGATCAACTCTGGGCATCCACCGATGACCCAAGAACTCTATCAGCAGCTCAGGCGGAATGGAATTCTATTGCGAGATTTTCTGGATCAACAGATTGAGGAGATCCACCGTCGTCGTCCCAACGCAGTGGATTCCGGTTTGCTGTTGGATGTGATTGCCCTCCATACAACGCCTCTCGGCACGGCGGATCAGTGTTCGCTGAAAGAACTACAAGATGCCTACTCGCATGTATCAACAGTGCTGCCGGATTTGCTTCAGCACTGTCAGGACCTCTATGTGCTGAGCATTGCAGACAATTCAGCCAACGCAGGTTCTCAAACGACGAGACTGGCACATGACACCATCGCACCGCTCGTTCGTCAGCGGTTTGAACAGTCTGACAAGCCCGGTCAACGGGCACGGAGGATTCTGGACGCACGCGTGCGGGAATGCACCGACGGTCGGCGGCTCACCCCGTTGGATCTGACTGACTTGAAGACGGTTGAAGACGGCCAGCAGGGAACTCAAAAGTGGAGCTCTCAAGAAGAGCAACTCGTCCGCAGCAGTCGTGCAGTTCGCGCCCGCCGAAGAGTGACGTGGGGCCTTGTCGCTTCCTCCATCGCGATTCTCGCCGGGGTTGCCGGATGGAAGTGGTATGAGGCGGAAACGAATCTGCGGTTTGCACAGTTTAGTGTGAAGGATCATCTCAGTTTGTACTTAGATTGGCCGCGTTGGGCCAGCGAGATTGCGGCGGCCGAAACCGCTCAAGAGGCTCGTGACGCCTACAATGCGCTGGTGGAATCCAACAATCCCGACACTCTTCGCCTGATCACTCCCGCCATCTCTGAAATAGCCCTCCACATCGATGAGCTCATTCAGGCATGGGAGCAATACGACGGGCCGTACGAAGTTTGGCAGGATCAACATCCTGCGGCGCAGTGCAGGCTGAGGGTCCGCGAGTTAGTTCGACGGACCATCGCGGGTTTAGAGCTCACGTTGGCCGCTGACTCGTCCATCGACAACGCGACCAAAGATCTGCGACGTCAAATGGAACGCGATCTCTTCAACAGAGCCCTTACCGATCGAGCACGTCAAGTCACACGAAACATTGCCAGTGCGACGCCCGATCGAGCAGCAATGAGTGTATGGAGGAAAGAGTTTGAAAGGCTGTATTGGGCCGAACTTTGGTGGGTGGAGCTGCAGCACAACGAGCTCATCCGGGAACGCGACACGACCCTTGAAGTCGCCATGTACAAGTACCGCGAGGAGGGACTTCACAGCTGGGATCTTGATAAGTTGACAGCGG